The genome window TCATTCCGAAAGGTGTACATCAGCAATCCGGAGCAAGTCCGTGAGTTCAAGGAACTATTGAGACAGGACATTTTGGATCAGACCTACGAAGAACAGCGCTCTCCGTGGCAGTCGTTTGCTTACGCAGAGATGAATCAGGACTCGTCTTCGAAAGATCCAACTCAACCGAGGGAGATGTGGAATTTTGAGATCAAACCTAGCTATGATCGGGTACTGGCCTGGTTGAAGGAGAACAACTTATACGACCAGTTGCTTGTCCAGGCAGACGAGATTGTCTCCGCACAGTTTGTGAAGCAGGAGATCAACAGTCCGGGTTCGCTTCAGTGGGCGAACCCGGAGCCCGAATATATCGATGGGAGTCTAAGTATCAAGAAGCAGGTCGCAACCCAAAATAAAGAAATCATTAGCGATTTGCTCAAACGTCAACGGTCTGGTTATAAAACAGAGAAAGATACCATCTACCAGATTAAGTTGAATGTGACTCGTGGCGAGAACATCTACATGATGTTGAAAGAAGAAGACCTAACAGAGGCAATGAAAGCTATTCTGGTCAATCAATAAGCTGAGTTATATAGGTTGTTAACCATTAGCGGGAAGGGTTCTCCCGTTGATTAAAGGGTTGATATTAGACCAGGAAAACTATATAAATTGAACTAAACTATTTACACAAAACGGAGAGGACAGAAAGGACCTGAAGAAGCGGAGCGTTCGCCTTTATCCCCGGATTTCCCCTTTATAAAAGGAATCAAAAAAATCTGGGGATAACAGCGATCGGAAGGTTGTTCTGTCATCGGAGTGTGGAGTGTAAATATTCTTTAATTCAATTTATATAGACTCGACTTGACCAGATACAGAGAATGGAATATATTAGAAAAAGGGAAGGTTCGAGCGACTCGTTCAATCGAATCTCATATGGAACGGCTTATGAGGGAAGCACCCGTAAGAGCAGGCAAATGCCTGTCTTGCGGGTGCTTTTTTGTCGTTCGCTGATTTCGTTGGCGATTCTGCTACATATTTTAGAAGAAAGGGTGTAGAGACGCATGCAAACAGAAGTGTGGAAGGAAACGATAAACGATCAGGAGGCCATGATAGCGATGATATGTGGTTGTTCCCTATTGGAACGATCAAGATCACATCACTTCATAGACCATCATGGTTTCTTGGAAGGAACGAAGGGCCGAAAGCCTATCGAAGATTTAGCTTTAGAGGACATGGCTTCAATGGAGACAAGTGTAGGTCCATCTCGTGTTCTGACAGGACATAGCGGTAGTCACGCAGCACGTCAACGTAAAGTCCAACGATCTCATTTGCGATCATTCGCTCCTCTTTTATTTGGATCACGCCTACTTATAGGACTTGTGATTTTGTTCGGCGCAGGCATGAGCTATTTTGCTTCTTCAGTCGAGGCGGCGGGCATAGATCTTGGTGTAACCGCGCAGAAAGCCTGGGACTCCGTTTTGAACAAAGCCGATGCCAAAACCAAGTTAACCTTGAAGCAAACGTATGAGAAAGTAGGGAACTGGAAGGCTCAAGAGCAGGCTTGGGAACAAAAAATAAAAACACTTCATGCCGTCAATACCGCGGAATTGGAGCGATTGCGTGTAGTAATAAGACAAACTGATGACGCGAAGATCGCAGCTCTAACTGAAAAGGTAAAACAAACCCAAGCCCGATATGAACCTCTATTCGCCCTCTATAGTTCAGTCAATCGACAGCTGGATGCAGCCAAAGCCATCAAAAATAAGGAATGGAGTGCTGCGATTCGCACGCAGGCGGAGACATTAAAACCCGTTGTGCAGCTTGCCAGAGAAGACATTCGGATCAAGAAAAAGGAACTTGCTGAAGCGCGTAAACGGAAGAGCACTGAAATAAAACGTTTACGAGCTATGCTAGCAGGGGCCGACTCGGCGAAAAAACAGATTCAAACGGCTAAAAAACAGGCAACTCTGGCAAAAGAACGATATTCGGGCGCGCTACAACAGTTCAAACAGAATACAAAGCAAGGACAAACGTCGCGTGTACTCAGCTCATTGAACACATTGGCTTCTGCAGCAGAGAAGTGGGCAGGCACAAAACAACATATCCACACTTTGGAGCAGAAAGTATCCACTACATATATGAAAGTCAGACAGGAAATCGCCAAGAGATTCAAATAAGAGGAAACCCGGTCCTCTCCGCAACGTACACCACTTTAGATGTAAAGACGCTTCGATGATGATGGAACGAGGTGAAGCTGTTGCAGTCCAAGTTGGAGGCAAAACGTACGGGGGCAAGAGGGTTTAAACGTAAACGGTACTGGATTCCCAGCGTTGTACTCATTTTCATCATAGGTTTTGTTGGAATGGATGCTCAATTCACACCCAAAATAACGGTATTTTTATTAAAATCATTCATTGAGATTGCTAATCAAGATACGAACAGCAAAGATCGTATAATCTCGGAAGGCGTAACTCGTGTTGCGAATGTGCCCTATGCAGACGAAGGCCGTAATGACAGTACGCTGGATATCTATCATCCTTCCGTAACATCGGAACCTTTGCCGGTCGTGTTGTGGGTTCATGGCGGTGGATGGGTCTTGGGAGACAAAGCGGACATCGCAGAGTATGCCGTACAATTAGCCAAGCAGGGTTACGTTGTCGTTAGTATGAATTATGCGCTCGCGCCAGATACGACATATCCCACTCCCGTGATCCAGACGAATCAGGTTTTGACTTACGTGAAGAACCATGTCAGCGAGTATCAGGGTGACCCGGAAAACATATTTCTCGCAGGCAACTCGGCAGGTGCCCAGATTGCAAGTCAGACTGCGGCCGTGGTGACGAATCCATCCCTCGCCAAGCTGATGAATATAACACCATCCGTTCAGCCAGAAGAATTACGTGGGGTTCTTCTATTCTGTGGTCCTTACAATCTGAGCACAGTAGCGGAAACAGGCTTTCCACTCATACGTACATTTCTCTGGTCATATACGGGAGTCAAAACATTTGAAGACTACCCAAGATTAGATGAAATGTCGACCGTTCTACAGACTACCGAAGCGTACCCGCCTGCATTTATTACCTCAGGCAATGATGACCCGTTGACCAGTCAATCGATTGAGCTGGCACAAGTCTTGAAGCGACTTGATGTTGATACGGAAACGTTATTTTTCTCGAACTCCTCAGAGAAGCTGGGACATGATTATCAATTTGATCTGAAGAGTGATGCTGGTCAACAGGCAATACGTTCGGCAGTACGATTTATGCAACAGTATAGTCGATGAGCAGACAAGTCTGTGGTACACTCGAAGCAAATGAGGGCGCAGGAGGAGAAGCATGGCAGACAAAGAAGATTTGACCCGGTTCGGGGTGGCGTTTCCGACACCTCTAATTGAGCAGTTTGACCAGTATATTGAGGAACAGGGATACAAAAACCGATCCGAAGCTTTCCGTGATCTTGTTCGCAAAACATTACTTCAACCTTCCGTACTGCAATCCGATCAGGATGTAGCTGGCACCATTGTGATGGTCTATGATCACCATATCAGTGATCTTCCCATTCGCTTGATGGAGCTCCAACATGAGGCGCATCATGACATCATCTCCAATATGCATGTACACCTGAACCATGACCAATGCCTGGAGGTCATTGCAGTACGGGGAAACCTGGGACGTTTGCGACATCTGCATCAACAGATCCAGGTGCAAAAAGGGGTCTTGTATGCTGAGCTTTCTGTGACTTATGTGGATGAACTCAACAAACTGGCTCATGCTCAGAGTCTAGATCAGGAAGACAATCCGAATCAAAGTCAGGATCACAGTCACAGTGTGAATCAGCATGGTCACAGTCATCATCATAAACATCATCGTTCTGCCGATTAAGATGAAATGAAGTGTGAATTAATTTCTATGAAAATATAGCGAATCTAAAAAACAGACCTTTGGTTAGATGCCAACCGTCTGTTTTTTTGTTGTTTGTTACAATACCTAACTTTATGAAGCGATACAGTTGTCGGTTTATATGAATTTTCAATGATTAGATCGAATATATGAAAATATTTGGATTTTGAAGTTAACTTTATTGACATAAGTTTTGCGTTTTGTGCTACAATTTCCGTAAAAAGTAACACGGAATAAGTGAGTGCAGCACATATTTAGAGGGGGAACGACCAGAATGGACAGATTTACATGGAGATGGGGAAAACGAAGAACAGTTAGAACAGGATTAGGCATCCTGCTTATATGTTCCATTGGATTATCGGGTTGTGCACAGGGATCGGCGCCAACAGCTTCATCAGCAGAGAATGGCCAGTCCGGAACAACCTCAACCAAGGACGGATTGGTGCTGGCTGTTGGTACCGAGCCGGAAGGCGGGTTTGATCCGACAACCGGATGGGGGCAATATGGTTCACCGCTTTTCCAGAGTACTTTGCTGAAGAGAGACGCCAAGCTTCAACTGGTTAACGATCTGGCTACGGCATACTCCGTTAGTGAAGATGGGTTAACCTGGAAGATTGCGCTTCGGGATGATGTGAAGTTCTCTGATGGGGAACCTTTGACGTCTGAGGATGTGAAATTTACGTTTGATACGGCTGCTCAGAGTGGTTCTGTGATTGATTTGACGAATATGGCTGATGTGCAGGCACCTGATGATCAAACGGTCGTATTCACACTGAAGTCGCCGCAGTCCACATTCATCAGCCTGCTGACGACACTCGGCATTGTGCCTGAACACGCCTATGGTGCTGATTATGCAGAGCATCCGGTTGGATCAGGACCGTACAAGCTGGTTCAGTGGGACAAAGGACAACAGGCCATCGTTGAAGCCAATGAAGAGTATTACGGTAACAAGTCTGCATTCCACAAACTCACCTTCCTCTATCTGGATGAAGATGCGGCCTATGCTGCTGCACAGGCAGGTACAGTGGATATCGCTGCGATCCCGGCAGCATTTAGCAAACAACAGGTGAATGGCATGACATTAGAGGCCGTAAAAACGGTAGATAACCGGGGCATTATGTTCCCCATGCAGCCTGCTGGTGCCAAGTCGGGCGATGGTCTCCCCGCAGGGAATGATGTGACATCCGATCTGGCGATTCGCCAAGCGGTGAATGTCGTGATTGATCGTAAGGCTTTGGTTGAGGGTGTACTTGAAGGATATGGTCGTCCTGCTTATTCCGTCAGTGATGATCTGCCTTGGAGCAATGCAGAAGCTGTATTTACGGATGCCAACCTTGATGAAGCGAAGCGCATTCTGGCGTCTGGTGGCTGGGTGGATGCAGATGGTGATGGTATCGTCGAGAAAAACGGGGTTAAGGCCGAGTTCAATCTGCTTTATTTTGCAGGGGATTTAACAAGACAATCTCTGGCCTTAGCTGCTGCGGATATGGTTGCCCAGGCGGGAATTAAAATCAATGTTGAAGGCAAAAGCCGTGAAGAGACGAAAAAGATGGCTTACTCCAACGCTGTATTATTTGGTTGGGGCAGTCATGATCCACTGGAAACCTATAACCTCTATAGCAGTACCCACAAGGGAGAGGGATATTACAATGTAGGACTGTACAGTAATCCTGTCGTGGATTCATGGATGGAGAAGGCCCTTCAGGCCACCAGTGAGGAAGAGGCATTGCCCTACTGGCAAAAAGCGGAATGGGATGGCACAACAGGTTTCAGTTATCAGGGGGATGCACCTTGGGCGTGGCTCGTAAATATAGACCATCTGTATCTGGTTACGAATGGATTAAACATTGGCGAGCAGCAGATTCACCCCCATGGTCACGGCTGGTCAGTGACATCCAATCTGGAGGAATGGTCCTGGGATAACAGCGCGAAATAAGAAGCATAGCGGTAGCTTTAGCCTGAATTGGGGAGAGATTGGATGACGGGCAGGAATGGATGGGCCAGATTTGTTGGTAATAAATTGTTACGACTCGTATCTCTATTGGTTGGAGTCAGTGTGGTGTCTTTTATATTAATGCAATTTTCCCCTGTGGACCCGATCGAAGCTTACATTGGTGGAGACATGATCAGGGTAAGTGCCGAACAGCGCAGTTTAATCGAAGAGCGTTGGGGATTGAACGAATCTCCAATGGAACGATTGCTGACCTGGGGACAAGCACTTATTCAGGGAGATCTGGGAACATCAATGATCTATAGACAACCTGTAGCGGATATTATCCAGGAAAGATTCATGAATTCTGTCGCGCTTATGGCTGTAGCCTGGCTACTGTCTGGTATCTTCGGGTTCACTCTGGGTGTAGTTGCTGCCATGAGAAGGGATTCAAGGCTGGATCGCCTGGTCTGCTGGTATTGCTACACGCTGGCCTCTACGCCGGTATTCTGGATTGCGCTGTTGCTGCTAATGGTATTTGGAGTGTGGCTCGGATGGCTTCCAGTTGGTCTTGGGGTACCCGCAGGGATGTCGGCTGATCAGGTGACCTGGGGAGATCGGGCTATTCATATGATTCTGCCAGCGTTGACTCTCAGTCTGACCGGGGTAGCTTCCATCGCGCTGCATACCCGGCAGAAGCTCATGGATGTGCTGGATTCAGATTATATTCTATTTGCGAGAGCACGGGGTGAGCGTGGATTTCAGCTGTTTCGTCGACATGGGTTCAGACATGTTGTTTTGCCAGCGATCACGCTGCAGTTTGCTTCGTTCAGTGAACTGTTCGGCGGGGCTGTGCTGGCAGAACAGGTATTTTCATACCCTGGCCTTGGTCAGGCAACGGTTCAAGCGGGGTTGCGTGGAGATGTTCCACTGCTGCTTGGACTTGTGATGTGCAGTGCGATTTTTGTTTTTACGGGTAATATGATTGCCGACATTCTGTATCGCTTGATCGATCCACGAATGAAGGAGGAGTTGATATCATGAAGCAGACTGTAGAACGTTCCTCTGAGCAGACGGCAGATACAGCCCAAGTACAGAAAGTGAAAACTGCAAAACAAGAGATAAGGTACAACATTACTTCGGAATTTCTGCAAGTGGGGGCTGAACGAGAAACAAGCCAAACTAGAAGAGGAGGATATGCTCGTGCCAAAGACCAACATTTCCGCAATCCTCGCCAAAGGGCGGTGATCTGGGGAAGCCTTGCAGTGATCTGGATTATCCTTGTGTGGTCGACGGGAAGGCTACTACCCGCTGGTTCTACGCTGACTTCATTAATGGATCGAAATCTGTCTCCAACCTGGGCGCATCCATTTGGCACAGATTGGCTCGGAAGAGATATGTTCATGCGTACGTTAAAAGGACTGGCAACCAGCATTCAAGTGGGACTACTTGCTGCATGTGGTGGTGGATTGATCGCACTACTGCTGGGTTTGGGGGCGGCTTCTAGCCGAGTTGCTGACCGGGTAATCTCATGGATCATCGACCTGTTCCTGAGTGTGCCTCATCTGGTATCGCTGGTTATGTTGGCCTTTGTATTTGGTGGGGGTTTGGCAGGAGTGGCGGCAGCCATCGCGCTGACGCACTGGCCGAATCTGGCCCGGATTGTACGAGCGGAGATGATTCAACTGAAATCCGCGGAGTACATTCAGATTTCACACAAGTTGGGTCAATCGCGATTACGGATTGCGGTGCAGCATATGCTGCCACATTTAGTCCCGCAACTGTTTGTGGGCGTACTGTTAATTTTCCCCCATGCGATTCTGCATGAGGCAGCCATTACGTTTCTGGGGCTGGGGTTATCCCCGCAGCAACCGGCAATTGGCATTATTTTGTCAGAGTCGATGAGATATTTATCTGCTGGCATGTGGTGGCTCGCCTTTTTCCCGGGACTGGCATTGTTGCTGGTTGTTCGTGCGTTTGATGTATTGGGCAACAGTCTGAAGACGTTGACGGGTACAGGTAGTTCAAGGGAGGTGAGGTAGCCTATGGCTCTTCTTGATATTCAGGGAGTATCGGTGTCGTTTCGGCGCGCTCGCGGCTGGTTTGGACACGAACAGACGTATGTCATTCAGAATCTGGATCTTTCCATAAACGAGGGCGAGATTGTCGCTATTGTAGGCGCAAGTGGATCGGGTAAAAGTGTGCTGGCGCAGGCCATCATGGGCATTCTGCCTGCCAATGCCAAGTTGGAAGGCAGCATTAGCTACAATAACGAGCCTTTGACCCCGGAGTGGCAGCTTCAACTGCGTGGAGACGAACTGATGTTGATTCCACAATCCGTCAGTTATTTGGACCCGCTGATGAAGGTGGGGAGCCAGGTTCAGTCGGTAAGCCGGGGTGCCGGACAGAAGCGCAGATTCATGAATCGATCTCATATGAAAAAGACGGAGCAGGAGCTGATGGAGCGGTATCATCTGCCTCGGGAAACAGTTGGGAAATACCCGTTTGAGTTGTCCGGAGGTATGGCAAGGCGAGTGCTGATGGCTACAGCGACCTCAGGCCAGCCAAAGCTGATCATTGCCGATGAGCCGACACCAGGCATTCATCCCGAAGTGCTGGCCGAGACGATGAAGCAATTTCGCGAACTCGCAGATCAAGGCGTAGGCATCTTATGGATTACGCATGATGTTACGACTGCCCTGACGGCGGCCGATCGCATCGCTGTATTTTATGCGGGTGACAATGTAGAGACAGCCCAGGTGGATGATTTTACGGGCAATGGAGAACGACTGCGCCATCCGTATACGAAAGCCCTTTGGAATGCGCTGCCGCAGAATGGATTTCGGCCACTCCCAGGCTCCCAGCCGTTGGCAGGTCAAGGGATCATTAGAGGATGTTCATTTGCTCCCCGCTGTAGCGCAGCAACCGCTGCATGTATCTCTGAACGTCCTCCGCTTCGTCAGATACGAGGCGGAGAAGTGAGGTGTCTCCATGTCACTTAAAGCACAGGATGTAAGTTATCGTTACGATCAGAAATCGTGGGTGTTTCAGCAGATGAACATGCAGGTGCAACAAGGCGAAGTCGTTGGCTTGTGGGGACCGAGTGGCTGTGGGAAAACAAGTCTTGGGCGCATCCTTGCAGGATATGCCGAACCCGTGGCAGGACAAGTATTACTGGATGGTGAACCGCTCCCTCGTACAGGCGTATGTCCGGTTCAGCTGGTGTATCAGCACCCGGAGAAAGCTGTGAATCCACGTTGGCGGATGCGTCGTGTCCTTCAGGAGGCGGCTGTACAGGATGAGCAGTTGCTCGAAGCTTTGGGGATTCAGCAAGCTTGGCTGGACCGCAGACCGGGTGAATTATCCGGTGGGGAACTGCAACGATTCTGTGTGGCGCGAGCACTCGGTACATCGACACGTTATGTGATCGCAGATGAAATGACCACAATGCTGGATGCGATCACGCAGGCACAGATCTGGCATACCGTGATGGACGTGGCTCGCCAGCGTGATCTGGGATTACTGATCATAAGCCATGATCGGGAACTGCTGAACAGGCTGTGCAATAAAATTATTCCGATGCCGATTGCGATGTCACTGTAAGGTTAATTATGTTTCAATAAATATATGGATTGAATAGAAAAAAAGAGAATAGAAAAGAAAACGAAAAGGGGTGCCCCTAGTACTGTCATTGACCATGAATGTGAGTCATGGACTTGACTACGGGGCACCCCTTGTTCCATTTTACAGATATTCGTCTTATCGATCAGCATACGTTCTGTTCGCAACGTGCATAGAGTTAACTGTCAGCTTATTTGTCCGACAAGTTGTTGAGCAACACAGATAATCTGCGCATCGCTTCTTCCACCGTGGAACGCGGACAGGCTACATTAATACGCATGAATCCTGTACCTTCCGTTCCAAAGGAGCTCCCATCATTAAAAGCAAGCCCTGCTTCGTGAAGCAGCATATTGCATAGTTGTGCATGTGGGATATTCAGCTCCCGAAAATCCATCCATAACAGATAGGTTGCTTCGGGCAGATGCATTTTGATCTCTGGCATATGTTCTGCAACATATTGCTGTACATACTCCATATTTCCGCGGATATA of Paenibacillus sp. FSL R5-0517 contains these proteins:
- a CDS encoding alpha/beta hydrolase encodes the protein MQSKLEAKRTGARGFKRKRYWIPSVVLIFIIGFVGMDAQFTPKITVFLLKSFIEIANQDTNSKDRIISEGVTRVANVPYADEGRNDSTLDIYHPSVTSEPLPVVLWVHGGGWVLGDKADIAEYAVQLAKQGYVVVSMNYALAPDTTYPTPVIQTNQVLTYVKNHVSEYQGDPENIFLAGNSAGAQIASQTAAVVTNPSLAKLMNITPSVQPEELRGVLLFCGPYNLSTVAETGFPLIRTFLWSYTGVKTFEDYPRLDEMSTVLQTTEAYPPAFITSGNDDPLTSQSIELAQVLKRLDVDTETLFFSNSSEKLGHDYQFDLKSDAGQQAIRSAVRFMQQYSR
- the nikR gene encoding nickel-responsive transcriptional regulator NikR, producing the protein MADKEDLTRFGVAFPTPLIEQFDQYIEEQGYKNRSEAFRDLVRKTLLQPSVLQSDQDVAGTIVMVYDHHISDLPIRLMELQHEAHHDIISNMHVHLNHDQCLEVIAVRGNLGRLRHLHQQIQVQKGVLYAELSVTYVDELNKLAHAQSLDQEDNPNQSQDHSHSVNQHGHSHHHKHHRSAD
- a CDS encoding ABC transporter substrate-binding protein — translated: MDRFTWRWGKRRTVRTGLGILLICSIGLSGCAQGSAPTASSAENGQSGTTSTKDGLVLAVGTEPEGGFDPTTGWGQYGSPLFQSTLLKRDAKLQLVNDLATAYSVSEDGLTWKIALRDDVKFSDGEPLTSEDVKFTFDTAAQSGSVIDLTNMADVQAPDDQTVVFTLKSPQSTFISLLTTLGIVPEHAYGADYAEHPVGSGPYKLVQWDKGQQAIVEANEEYYGNKSAFHKLTFLYLDEDAAYAAAQAGTVDIAAIPAAFSKQQVNGMTLEAVKTVDNRGIMFPMQPAGAKSGDGLPAGNDVTSDLAIRQAVNVVIDRKALVEGVLEGYGRPAYSVSDDLPWSNAEAVFTDANLDEAKRILASGGWVDADGDGIVEKNGVKAEFNLLYFAGDLTRQSLALAAADMVAQAGIKINVEGKSREETKKMAYSNAVLFGWGSHDPLETYNLYSSTHKGEGYYNVGLYSNPVVDSWMEKALQATSEEEALPYWQKAEWDGTTGFSYQGDAPWAWLVNIDHLYLVTNGLNIGEQQIHPHGHGWSVTSNLEEWSWDNSAK
- a CDS encoding ABC transporter permease — its product is MTGRNGWARFVGNKLLRLVSLLVGVSVVSFILMQFSPVDPIEAYIGGDMIRVSAEQRSLIEERWGLNESPMERLLTWGQALIQGDLGTSMIYRQPVADIIQERFMNSVALMAVAWLLSGIFGFTLGVVAAMRRDSRLDRLVCWYCYTLASTPVFWIALLLLMVFGVWLGWLPVGLGVPAGMSADQVTWGDRAIHMILPALTLSLTGVASIALHTRQKLMDVLDSDYILFARARGERGFQLFRRHGFRHVVLPAITLQFASFSELFGGAVLAEQVFSYPGLGQATVQAGLRGDVPLLLGLVMCSAIFVFTGNMIADILYRLIDPRMKEELIS
- a CDS encoding ABC transporter permease gives rise to the protein MKQTVERSSEQTADTAQVQKVKTAKQEIRYNITSEFLQVGAERETSQTRRGGYARAKDQHFRNPRQRAVIWGSLAVIWIILVWSTGRLLPAGSTLTSLMDRNLSPTWAHPFGTDWLGRDMFMRTLKGLATSIQVGLLAACGGGLIALLLGLGAASSRVADRVISWIIDLFLSVPHLVSLVMLAFVFGGGLAGVAAAIALTHWPNLARIVRAEMIQLKSAEYIQISHKLGQSRLRIAVQHMLPHLVPQLFVGVLLIFPHAILHEAAITFLGLGLSPQQPAIGIILSESMRYLSAGMWWLAFFPGLALLLVVRAFDVLGNSLKTLTGTGSSREVR
- a CDS encoding ABC transporter ATP-binding protein, with translation MALLDIQGVSVSFRRARGWFGHEQTYVIQNLDLSINEGEIVAIVGASGSGKSVLAQAIMGILPANAKLEGSISYNNEPLTPEWQLQLRGDELMLIPQSVSYLDPLMKVGSQVQSVSRGAGQKRRFMNRSHMKKTEQELMERYHLPRETVGKYPFELSGGMARRVLMATATSGQPKLIIADEPTPGIHPEVLAETMKQFRELADQGVGILWITHDVTTALTAADRIAVFYAGDNVETAQVDDFTGNGERLRHPYTKALWNALPQNGFRPLPGSQPLAGQGIIRGCSFAPRCSAATAACISERPPLRQIRGGEVRCLHVT
- a CDS encoding ATP-binding cassette domain-containing protein — encoded protein: MSLKAQDVSYRYDQKSWVFQQMNMQVQQGEVVGLWGPSGCGKTSLGRILAGYAEPVAGQVLLDGEPLPRTGVCPVQLVYQHPEKAVNPRWRMRRVLQEAAVQDEQLLEALGIQQAWLDRRPGELSGGELQRFCVARALGTSTRYVIADEMTTMLDAITQAQIWHTVMDVARQRDLGLLIISHDRELLNRLCNKIIPMPIAMSL